The Saprospiraceae bacterium genome includes the window TAGCCCGTTCGGGGATCAATGATATGAGAATACTTTTTTCCCTCCCATTCCAGGAATTGATAGGTGTCGCCTGAGGTCGCTACGGCGCAATGGCTCAGCGATAATGGTGCTTTGGTTTGTGCTGCTTCCACTTGGATAGACCAGCCACTTTTGGTTGGGGGTGGAGCAGAGACTAAGATATCTCCTCCGGCATCGATCAAGGCACTTTCGATGTTTCTTTCTTTCAACACCTGCATAGCCATATCCGCTGCGTAACCTTTGGCAATTCCACCTAAATCCAATTGCATCCCTGCTTTAGTCAGCTTGATGTAGTATTTTGATTTACAGACTTTTAATTGTTTATACCCGACCAAGTTTTGTGCGGCCTCAATGCTTTCTATCGGGGGGAATACTTTCTCTTTAAATGCTTTTCGCCATAAATGGCTTAAAGGACCTATGGTTACATCAAATGCACCCTTTGATTGCCTTGCTAGTTTCTGAGCCATTTTCAGCAGGTTCCACAATTCGGGGCTCACCCTGATTTTGGTTTGCGATCCGGATTGTCTGGATACCTGATTGAGTTCGCTATCGGGAAGATAATCGCTAAAAAGTTGATTCAGGCTATCGATTTTGGCGAAGGCCAGGTCACTAGCTTGTTTTGCCAAAGTGTCACTTTCTGTATAAAGAATAAGGCCAAATCGCGTACCCATCTGGTAATGATTAAACTGGTAACGATGGAGCGTTTGGGTGGAAACAAACGCAGGAACGAAAAGGAGGAAAATGATGGTGCGAAGTTGGAAATGCGAAGTCGGAAACCAATATGGGAGCTTGGCCCGTTTGTCAGTGCTATACCTTCCGCCTTCCGCCTTCCAACTTCCAACTTCCAACCTCCAACTTTCCATTTTATTGATCTAAGGTCAGGCTCCAAAATTCATCAATTTCCGCCTGTGTCATTTTTTTATAAGGTCTGACGAGGCGGAAGCCTACGAAAGGAGAATCGGTATTCCACCAAAAGCTCTTAGGCAATTGCGGATCGCGTCTTTTCCAGTCCATATCAGATTTAATCCGGTTGGCGCAACGCAATTCACTAGCTTCATCCTGGAAAGAACCACCTTTGACTGTTCTAGGGTGCAAGCGCACTGGCTCTGCCCAAGGGTTGGCAACTGGCTCTGCGGAACTGATTTTGCTGTAATAGTCGTCGGCATACTGATCGAGAGTCCACTCCCCTACATTGCCCAACATGTCATACAAGCCCCAAGGGTTTGGCTTTTTACCTCCTACGGGTTTAAATGCTTCATCGCTATTGCCCTCATACCAGCCGAGGTCATCCACCATATCGGTATTGTCCAGGGCAGGGCCGTCTTCTCTGCCTGCTTTGCAGGCATATTCCCATTCGGCCTCCGTAGGCAAGCGATAAAAAACACCCGTTTTCTCGGTCAACCATTTGCAGTAGGACAAAGCACCATATTGGGTCATACTTCCTGCCGGAAAACCCGTTTGCCCCATACCAAAGGTAGGATCTTCATAAGGCGGGCTAGGGCGAG containing:
- a CDS encoding SUMF1/EgtB/PvdO family nonheme iron enzyme, with product MKIVKFGLLATLLLVVQMNLRAQAFEAYEQNISGTEVSFKLTPIPGGTFLLGSPEGAKDREEDEGPQVKVKLDSFWMGVHEVTFQEYYIFREKTLDKAPEGSDWDADAVTRPSPPYEDPTFGMGQTGFPAGSMTQYGALSYCKWLTEKTGVFYRLPTEAEWEYACKAGREDGPALDNTDMVDDLGWYEGNSDEAFKPVGGKKPNPWGLYDMLGNVGEWTLDQYADDYYSKISSAEPVANPWAEPVRLHPRTVKGGSFQDEASELRCANRIKSDMDWKRRDPQLPKSFWWNTDSPFVGFRLVRPYKKMTQAEIDEFWSLTLDQ
- a CDS encoding FAD:protein FMN transferase, which produces MESWRLEVGSWKAEGGRYSTDKRAKLPYWFPTSHFQLRTIIFLLFVPAFVSTQTLHRYQFNHYQMGTRFGLILYTESDTLAKQASDLAFAKIDSLNQLFSDYLPDSELNQVSRQSGSQTKIRVSPELWNLLKMAQKLARQSKGAFDVTIGPLSHLWRKAFKEKVFPPIESIEAAQNLVGYKQLKVCKSKYYIKLTKAGMQLDLGGIAKGYAADMAMQVLKERNIESALIDAGGDILVSAPPPTKSGWSIQVEAAQTKAPLSLSHCAVATSGDTYQFLEWEGKKYSHIIDPRTGYGLSHQLQVTVTAPNGSLADGLASAISVMGKEKGEKWSKRFKNCQVFILKKE